The nucleotide sequence ATACTCTCTTAGAATGAAATAGTACAGTTGGACAATAGTAAAATACCACAGACTGCAGGTGGGACACACTCAGgtggggcagcagcacaggcacacagcGGGGGGGTGTTTAATTCCCCTACCACAGGCACTAACAGGAGGGAGCTGCCAAGGAAGCGTGGGATGCAGGTAGGAGGTGGGAGTGCACATCCTGAACCTGCCCCAAGGACTTATCCCTGGCCTGGATTACAAACCCAGGATGGGTGggctgccctccctgctgcaggggccAGGGCTTGGGGAGCAGTGACCACCACCCCACACTTTCTGAGGGGAATTCATGGAACAAGCTGTCCACTGCCTTCCACGGTCACATCAAACCCCACGCCCTACAAAAGACCAATTACTATGAAGCCACATCTATGGGAAACGTTTAGCCATGGTTCCTCTTCTTGCCAGGGAATGTAACTCCATCAGAGCTTTTCATGCTGCCTCTGGGCTGCGGGATGGGCATCTGTGGAATCTGGAGGTGCAGGCTGTGGGATCCAGGCTGGACACCTGGTGTTCCCTTCAGCCTCTCTATGTTTTACCCCTTGGGTTGGTTGGAATACCAGGGACTGTGAGCGTGAGGCACGTGTTCACGTTggcacaaacacagcaggacGGACAGACGGATGCGCTTACCAAACCTGCgcctgtgctgctgtcactAGCAGTTCTCCTTTCCCTGGGGATGTTCGTTCAGGAACAATTCAATGGCACAGCACTCTGGGGAATGGAAAAGAGTTGGGCCGGGGTCAGGCACTTGCGTGTGTTaacattggtttttttttctctttgcaaagcCCGTGGCACATTACACCTTGGAAAGCTACACTCAAGTGATCCCTTTGCACAGGGTGTAACAGCAGCTGGATGAGCTGTGCCAAACCCTCCGAGGTCTCGGTCCCAGGACTGTAGGatctcctctctttttctcaCTTACCCATCTGTGACCCCTCCTTGGCCATTGCTGCGACTGCATCCTTGTGGCTCTTGAAGTGCACATCGGCCTCTCCTGTGGCATCTCCATGGGAGTTATATTCCACCaagatccttgtgggtctcaGCGGAGcaaaaaactgaaaaggaggaaagtaaGAGAGTTTGGTGAGAAAGAAACAACAGTAATGCACACTATTCCCCAGAAACTCAATGGTTTTACTCCCAAAACCCGCTGACCCACGGGGGGGATCTGAGCTCCTGAGTAGCAAAAGGCTCCCTGATCCATCTGCGTGAAGCTGAGGCGCTCCCCAGTCACCTGTCACCCCCTGTGAGCTCCTGGCATAGAACTCCTGCCAGGAACAAAACTCCTCACACAGCACCCATGTTCTGTACGCATCAGTGCAGGTCCACGTACACTGTTACCATTTCTGTGCAGTCAGCTACTCTGAAATCTTGCCTTAGATTCTCAATGGCTCCTCAAGCCTAGTGATGGATATTAACACATCCCAGCAAGCCTTCATTCCCTTTTATTCATGGAGAGGAGCAGATCCCTGTTGGGGCCCTGAGGCCACAGCTGTCCAAAGCCACAGGGCACTGAGGACTAACAGACACTAATTAATTAAAAGACTGCAATTGCTGCAGCTGTAACAATTAACTGAGGGTTTGCACTGGTAATGACATAACCACATTTCAGCTGTAGCCTCGCTGTTACTCACATTTATTATGTCCCGGGCACTAGCTTGGGAAGGAAAACCCCTCATGTGGACAAAGTGTTGTGGTGGTGATGGGGTGTTCTCAGACTCTAAAACGTTCCTTTCTGTTCCTTCCCTGCACAATTCTGCGgaatggagagaaaaacaatCACTAGTGCTTGCAGTGCCCCCCTCCCTCATGTGAAAGCTGTGGGCACATGGGGTTGGAGGGGTTTTCAGCCACTGGGGTGACACGAAGGGACCTTGAGGAACACTCATGACAGGGAGAGACTCACTAATTTCTCCTTCAGCATCGGAGCCTCCAGTGTCTCTCCAGCCCCTTTCTTCAGAGATGGACTCATACTCTCTCCTCGCTTTGGAGTAGGCCATCACCTGCTTGCTGTAGGGCACATGCCTTTGCATCTGGTGCTTTCTGCTCACATACACTTCTATATACCTGGAATCCAAAGGGAAAGAGCACATGGCACGCCTGGCACTCAGGGCTTGGAGAAAGTATCTTCCTGATGTGTCCTGCCTTGGCTCTGCTCAGGTACTGGGGGTGAGAGCCCTGCCGTGGCACACCAAGGTGCTGaataattaattcatttcaCCGGCACAGTTCTCTTTAACTGAGgctgttttcccctccctgcactTCTGCAAACCGCACTGATTGCTACGAACCCCAAATTTAACACCCTACCCAGCCCCAAAACAGGTCCCAGAACAggcagaatcacagaagcacAGGGTCACAGGAAATACCTCAGTGGAGACCTAAGGTTTTCCATATGCCTATGAAATTGATGGGACTTCACTAGCAGTGTTAAACCAGGCAGTTTCCAGAGCACTGAAGGAACAGTgtgatgaaaaggaaatatgGACATCCAAGGGAGGGGgcctttctcctttcctgaagggagcagccagagcaggggaagTAACCTTGTGTACAGGCTGACAGAGCTGACAGCTCAGCCCTCCTGAGTCCCCAGTGagcactgggcactgctggaggCCAGCTCTGGATAAAACTAGGAAGAATGAATGGGAGTAAGCTGCCAGCAGTTTTGAAAGCCCCTCCATTTCTTTGCTAATCACATGGAAATGGAGGTGTGTGAGCTCAGGTGGGCGAGTCAGGTCAGCTCTTGTTCTGACAAAAAACAATTGACAGTAGATTTGGAATTAATCTCTACTCAAGAGGAGGGGAGTCTATTaattcaattaattaattaatcaaattctgcctgtggagcagctgtttgcttttaatgagggtggggagggtgACAAACACAAGGAAACGCAGCCTGGGAATAGGAAGTAAGGACATAAAAGGAAGTTGGTAGGTAGAAGGAGAGGTAAGGTTTGGAAAACTCTTTTATTATATGGGGTGCAGACAAAGTTTTACAGATTATTGAAGTCAGAAAActcagcagggaaaagaagccttggttgtttgggttttcccttctgagcacagctctggaggtgtttaaaagcTGTGTAATGTGGTGCCTAGGGATAGGGtttggggatgggctgggcagTGTTTAGGTTAATAGTTGGGCAcaatgatcttaaaggcctttttcaacctaaatgataTTATGATTCTGGGAAAAGGTGGCCTGTGCTTCTGTTTGAGCTTCTGAGAGAGGCTCTTGGGAGGTGTGTGGCACAGGGCCCAGTGCTCTAGAACGAAATGGTTAAATTCCCTGGGGGGATGTGGTCACCAAAGAGCTGGGAGGTGGTGTAGTGCTGGCCAGCAGTCACTGCTGGGAATGGACTCAAGGCAGGTAAGCTGCGCTTCAAACAGGGACTCCTTGAGAGGAAACgctggctgtgcctggcactgggctgAAGGGTAGGGGGATGGCTGCCAAAATTGCCCAAATCATGGAGGAACCTGGTGGAAATTTGGCAGGATCACACGTCTGAAGGAGGGGCAGGACCCCTGTGCACTGAGGCCTGGGCAGACCGTGTCTATCTAGCATTCCCCATTCTGGAGGCTGTCACCCCTTTTCACTGGGATGAGAATGTCTTCAGGAATACCTAAAAAACAGGAGACTTTCTGAGAGgccccaaattcccccaaacTATGAGCGCTGCAGGTGCCTCTGCTCTCCTTAATTGCACTGTGAGTGTGAGATGAGCTGCTTCACCCTTCAGGAAGCCAGCTCCAAGTCACACAGGTGCTTCATACCACGTTCTCCTACCCCCTGAACTCCAGGGATGTACCTACCTATTTCCCATATATTCCCTGTGCCGTAGCAGGGCTTTAGCTGCCATTTCAGGAGCTGCAAACTGCACGAAAGCTTCTCCTGTTCTTCTGTCTCCCCGGTAAATAAAAGCTATGTCTGCTATTTTCAAACCTAGAGAtggcaggggagaaaaaggcaTATTGGCTGTGGCAGAAACTTGTGCTATAGTTCAGAAAgcctttctctttgttttttttttttccccttattcttctggtttttgatAAGCTACTTGGGCAGCTAAATAGTTCTGAAACAACTGTTCATGCTGGCCTAAGTACCTTTCTTAAACTCCAATTCGTTTGCTTTGAGgcagttttcacagaagcctTAATTTGAAAAGGAAGCAACTTGAGGCTTCAAGTAACTGAATCCAAGTTCCAGACAACAAGTAGATCAAGAGCACAAATGTTCTTGAAATTTTCTCTTATTATggtactttttttcctgcattttttaaaactcaagTCAGAGTCAGTGCATTTCACTTTTTGTGCTGCAGAGTATCATCTTAGGGAGCCAGGATGCAGACTGCTCCAGCACTGAGCATGGGACAAGGATTCAGGTGGCATATGTGACCTACCCATCCTGATGTCACAGCTAGGAACACCCACGCTGCATCACCCGGGCTCTAACTATCACACAAGCCTTCTTCCTTCTCAAGTTTGCCAAATTACGCACTGGTAGCAATCCAACTGCAAATCACAGCATCTGGTCCCCTTCCTTTGCTTCCCCTGGCCCCAAATCGGAGCGCTGAAAGTACTAATCCTGGGTTAGACCTGTACAAGGTCAGAGGTGCAGGGAAACTCTGCAGGGTGCTCAGAAAGCCTGAGTGACTTCTGGGGAACAGCAACTCCTTGAGGTGTTTAAGGTGTTCAAGGCTGCATGTGCTTTGCCTTGCTCCTTGAGGAACAACAGCATCAACTTAAGGAAGTGAATGCCTGGTAAAAAGGAAGAGCATGGCCCAGGCTGAGTTACCTGAGAAGAAATCCGCAATGTCCTCCTCAGTGGAGGTGAAGGGGAGGCCTCGGAGCAGCACAACTCCATCGTTCATGGCCTGTGACTCATCCCGCAGGCTCCGCAGCAAGCTCTCCACATCACTGTCGTGGACTTCAAAAACTGCAAGGAACGTGGGCACGGAGCGTTTTCCCACATGGCACTGGCAGCAGGCACTCTGCAGGCACTCTCCTACGGCAGCTTTCACCTCCTGCAAAGCTCCATCCCGtctcctcccccagcccatgCTCTGTggtcctgcccctctgccttccctggccaggctgggaacTTCTGGCCCAGTGGCGCCTTGGTGGCTGATCTGCTGCTCGGTTCCACCCCTGCACACCAGCCCACTTCAGTAATCAAGGAGTGCTCTTTTCCTGGGGAGTTTCATTGCAATGTAACTCGTAACTCACGCTGTTCCAAGCCCACCTTTCACATAGCGTGGGCCCATGTATCTCAGGTGCTTTTCCAGGGCTCTCTGGACGtctgctttggactccagctcgaTCAAGGCATCCCCCCTGCGCCTCCCATCCTTGTTTAAGAGGAAGTGAATCCCGTTCTCACCGTTTCGAATTCTACAGCCTGGAAACGAAGGGACACACAACACAGGAGCATACAGGACTGCATCAAACAGGGGGATCTACAGCACACAGGGCTCATCCCCTCAGCGCTGCAGAACAAAGGGCAGAACACTTGCGCTTCCACCATGAAGTCTAACGTCACACCGACTTGCTTTAATTTGGCAGGTTAGcaagtaatttaaaaacttGCATCTGGCCCCTGGGGAGATGCAGCATAGTAGGGAGGATCAGCCCCACAAAGGTATGTAAAAGCTATGAATTAGGATCAGAAAACAACACCGCACTGCAATCAATGAAACCCTCCAGTTTCTTGAAAAGAGAGGAGTTTGGGCCAGCCATAGTGGTCTGTAAGGGCATCACTTTGAATTGGATTGCCTTTGCTGTGGAGACACTGATTAAGAAGGGAAAGACTTGTCCAATTAAATTTAAGAGACCATAAGGAGGAGCTTCTAGTCAGTGTCCAGCAGTTTGTAAGCTGATTATTCCCTTTAGACGTGTCAATTGTGAATAATTTTGCAGTAATACTAAGACCTCATCTTTCTCTGGCTAACGATCTctaaattttccttctgttaagTAGTCATGAACTAATGGGCTCAATACCAGCATGCAGAACAGTTAGGCAGGCAAATGAACACCCATACTATCAAAGAAGGTGAGGACATCTTCCTCGGTGCACGAGAACGGGAATCCTTGTGCCCTGACGAGGTAGACATTGTCGCTTTCCGCATTGGGTGAGGCGGGCTCCCGCTCTGAGAGGCGACCTTCCTGGGACGGGGCATCTGTGACCTGTCACGGACACAGGAGAAAAGCCCCCGGGTGAGAAGCGGGAGGCCGCAGTTTCCCGCAGGGGTCGGTGCCCGCCATTTTCGCGCGGCCGTACCTGGCTGTAGGCGCGGAGCGCGGCgctgagcggggccggggccggaaccgggaccggggccggggcgggccggggcagGCGCAGCgcgggcggcagcgccgggcccCGGCCCAGCAGCAGCGCGGACAgagcgcggcgggcggcggcggccacgGCCATGCCGGCGATCGCGGCTCCGCCTCCGcgaccttccttccttccttcccgGCAGGCGCTGCACGGGAAGCGCTTCCCGGGCACCGCCGCTCTGCCCCCGGGGCTCGGGGGGTGCCCGGCGCTCGGCCCGGGCTGCGGCTGGGGCTCCCCGGGACGGGGCGGGCGTTCGCGGCTGTCACAGCTGGCTTTTCCTGTCGCGGAGCTGTGTCctagaatggcctgggttggaacggaacttaaagatcatcccgctccaccccctgccatgggtagggacaacttccactacaccaggttgctccaagccctgtccagcctggacatgaacgcttccagggatcgggcagccacagtttttctgggcaacctggtgCCGgggcctcacagggaagaatttattcccACTAGCCCATCTAACCGTGCCTTCTGTCAGTGTCAAGCCATTGCCCCATGGCCTGTCACTCCAAGCCCTTGTAAGTAGTCTCCgtctttcttgcaggctcccttcaggcacagGAAGGCTGCAATTGGGTCACcctgaagcttttcttttccaggctgaaaaaacCCTAATTCTCCTAGCTTTTCCTCATAGCAGAGATGCTCCCTCCTTCTTAAAaccttggtggcctcctctgggctcactCCAATGGGTAACTGTCCTTCCAGTGCTGAGGACCCCGGAGCtgaatgcagcactgcaggtggggtcccacctgagcagggcagaggggaggaatccccccctcccctgctgcccgTGCTGTGAGGATGAGCCCAAGACACAGATGGTTTCTTGCAAAACGAAGTTTTAAGTTGGGCTTCATCACTGACAAGCTTTTTACACCCCTTCCCTGGAGACTGATTTTCCAAGAGAGATGATTTTGTCCCCCTCACTCCCATCCCTGGTTGAAGGTCTCAGATGCAGCACTGGCTGAACCTGTTGGTGAAGAACATTCCCCTTCCAGGTGGAGACAGTCCTGCTGTCATTGCTGCATCCAAGAGGGGTAAGGGGAAAAGAGCTGGCACCGGCTTAAGTGCACACATGGGGAAGGTAGGTCATGCTGAGCCCAGGAAAAATTTTTTCGGATGAAACAAAATGAGTAGGAAAAGGCAAGCCAAAATCCCGAAGCACAACAGTGGATGAACCCAAGGAAGGGCTGTGGAGGCTCAGATCCAGGGTATTCAGGCAGGTATCCAAGCAGCTGGCCAGAAGGAGGATGTGCCAGGCCAAGCAGGACCCCAGCGTGAGGAAGATGATGAGAGCCATGACAGCCAAGATACTCCTCTGTTTTCCAGCACGCTGTAGTGGTAGCCTGGGGATCGCCAAGTAAGAGTTGCAATTTCAAGCCACTGCAAACTATCAAACCCAAAATACAATCCTGGGTTTTTCAGCACAAGTGTTTCATCTTCTTGTGCTGCCAACACACTCATTTATCAGAAGCCTTGAACGTTTCTTATCaccattttgaaaatgtgaacAAGCTACTTTATGTCACCCTCTTGTTGCTGGCTGGTGCTTTTGTAAACTATTCCTTGTAACAAACTTTCACATGACAGACTATAACCCTGAGAATAGCACCGCCTCCTGCCAACAGCGCTCTCAACCCTTCTGAATTTTGAAGGTAAATCATGTACTATGCACATTTTCAAAGGAATGTTGACCTCGGTGCTCAAGTGGTTCACATTCCAGTTTTTCATAGCCTACTTGCCAGGCTTCTCTTCAAATCCTTCTTTAAGTAAGCAAGCAAATGctataggagaaaaaaaaaattaagataactGCAGGAATTCATCTCGAGCACTTATCTGTATCTAGATTGGCTTTTGTGCTTTCAGTTGAATAAGCAGATCCCTAAACCTTAGGGACCAAGGGAATGTTAGgtgcatttttctcttgtgaCCCAAGCAGGGTGCAAGGAAGAGTCTCTTGAAGGGATGCACATCTTCCACccattttccctttgatttGCTTTCTTGGCAAGTGCAGGAAAAAACACCCACTGCTGTTTGTCTGGCAGCTTGTCAGGTTTGTGAGAGTTACCTTTAGAGGGCACCATGTTGTTGGGCAACTGCTGGCACTGAAGTTTCCATGGAATCTCAGAGCTTCCTTAGTTACATGATGGATCAGAGCCTCCGCACCTATGGTAGAATATAAAGGTCACCCTAGGACAAGAGAATTTGCATTTTGTCACTCGACAGAACTGCTGTTGAATGAAGTCAGCTTAGGAGAGGGAATCTGCCTCCGTACAAATCGAAAATCCCAGGAGATGCCTCCATACTGCTGTGGACCAAGAATTTATCTGCCTTGGAAAATTTATCTACCTGGGAGGACGCCTTTTTCATTAATAATGTCAAACAGGCTGCTGTTAAGAATACTTGATACCAGCTATTCTTTAATTTGATAAGCCTAAAATTGATGATCAGAAAATCATCAGATGTGTTATAAAACAAGGGCTTATCTTACACTGGGAAACATTCCTTATCCCTCTGTGTAATCTGCTGTCAAGAAAAATTTACCTTCTGTTCTCTTGTGgtattttccaaaattatttatACGCCGTgttatttttccaaacaaaatgtTGCTTCCCCTTTTTTGCATTCCCGATCCTATGTGCATGTTAAGTTTTGTGATCTCAATTTTCatgctgctttcagctggaaTGTCCTGTGTTTACCGAGCCGTGCTGAAAAGCTGAGAACTTCAGGACCAAAGCACTCGTCAGCTGGAGGGCTCTTCCAGAGGAATTCCTTAGGCTCTGCAGCGCACTGGATAAGCGGAGATGACAGAGGCGAGGCCACGGGAGCGAGGGCCGAGCCTCCCGCGGCGCAGCGGAGCGGGTCGGCCCTTACGtaaggctgcagctccctgccagcccctcgGGTCGGCGGCGGCTGAGGAGAGCCCTTCATGTGACCCTCAGCCATCCCCAACAGCCCAATATTAATGTGGGACACAAAGCCTGCACGTTACATAAGCGTCTCTCCTGGCCAAGTATCTCCTACTGCAGTAACcaacatttaattttaacttgCCGCTAAAATAAAACGCTCTGTGGGTAGAAGGAAGTGTATgggtgggaacagggaatggaGGTTATTCGTGCCCCAACAGGAATGTGCCAGAAAGATCAGtgatgtatttttgtttgatttacATAGCCAACTTAGTCTGACAGCATCTGTTACAAAGTGCCCCAAGACCCATTCCATGCTTTGGTTGATACAGCCAAAAGGAGAACTGCAAACGCtgggaaatgctttttaattacACCTTTGCTGCCCAGTAAAACACTGGATTTTAAAGGTGTCCTAAAAACAGCAGTGTAATTTACTTAGAAATGCACTGACCTGGCATTTTGACTTAGTCTGAAGGACAGAGATAGAAAGtggaaaatgcagtttcagCATGTAAAAATGTGAGGGAAGCAGATGACTGTCAGTGTGGGCACCTAAGGCGTTACAGCTGAAACCCCTGATGTGCCCTATAGAAACTTAAGTGTTGTGTGGGATTGTAGCCTGTTTCGATGTGCTGAATTTGACTGATAAATCTGGAAGTCATCAGGTTTTCCTCTGGCTTACCTGCCGCAGTGTGAGGTTTTCAGGATGGCCGAATCCCCTTGCGCCAGGAGGGAATCCCTGGGGGTCACGTTTCCTGTCCTCTGCACTCTCCGAAATCTGGCTTCTTAGTGACCTAAACAGAGCCAGATTTTCGTGTGAAAATTATACCTTGGGATTGCAATTTCTGCCATAAAGAGCACTGGGATGTGGCTATATCTGCCTACCAAGGATTTCTTAGCAAAACTGCAGGGTTTTCAGCTCAGCAATTTAGTTTTTTTCTACCTCAGCTGCCCATAGTGTCACCTGAGGGGTGCCCCTCCTTTGCTGACCACTTGCCCTCACCAGCCCAGTTAAAAATTGCTCACAAATCAAATATTAAGAAACACTAGAATCCATTTTGTCACGTTCCATTAAAAAAGGGTTCAGTGAGGAGGGCAGAAATGCCGGTTAatatctttctcttctttttctggtggtggtggtgacgACCTGTGGGCTGGTACCTGACCCCCTTTGTCCTGAGGGctgaggggagaaggggggCTCTGGAGGGGCAGGGGGTGCCCGTTTCCAGAGAAATGTCTGGGCGGGGGGAGGTTCATGGGAGTCTCTGAAGAGAAAGGGAGCTTTGGAGGGGCAGATCCCCGTTTCCATGGAGGTGTCTTGGGGGCACTTCACACGGAGATCTCTGAGGGGAGGCCTGAGTGGGACGGCCGTGCCCGGGGCCGTGAGGGGACGCCTGGGGGGGAGCCCCCGGCCGTGAGGGGAGGCGGGCGGTGTGGGAGCCCCGCAGCTGTgagggaggaggcggcggcgcgggggccgCTGGGGGCGATGGCGGCCGGGCGGGCCGTGTCCCCGCCCCGCGGCGCTCTCCCCGCACCCGCCCGCCCTCCGCCGCCGCTGCCATTGGGAGCCGTGCCGCGCCGAGTCCAGGCAGCCGCCGGTCCCGCTCCGCCGCCATCGCCATGAGCTTCTTGTTGTGAGTACctggggggtgtggggggtCCTCTCCTCTTGCTCTGCGCCGTCCCGCcgggcagggcagcacagcccgcggagcggccccggccgccgcccgcccgctgcccgccgctccccgccggccTGGCGCCCGCTCCGTCCGCTCTCTCCCTTTGTGCCCCGGCCCCCCGGCGGCCCCGGGAGCagccgccccgctccgccggcagggagcggcggggccgccgccgccacgCCGTGAGGGCGTTTGGAGGGCGGGCGAGCCGGGCTTCCCCTTCCCGCACGGCTTCCCCTCACGGACACGAGTTTGGAAACAGCCACGGATCATCAGTCTGGGGGACGTCCCCGGTGAGCTCCGCGCTGCCCGGCGAAGAAGTGTCGCTGGGTAGGCGAGAGCGGGGTCGGGGTCAAACACCCACCCGAGGGGCCTCCCTGGGCTTTTATGATATTTTCCATGCGGGTTTCTCATTTCTGGCGGGCAGAGGTTGGTGTCGTAGCGTTGTGTGCCCCAGCTGAGTTAGGAGCTGGCGTGTGGCAGTGAATCCCGGTGCAGGTGATGGGGCAGGTGGGGCTTCCCGGCTGCCGGAGCCCCGCTGAGGACCTGGCCAGGCTTTACTGCGGCAGGAAAAAGCTCCCTCAGGGGTCGGTGGCGATTCAGGTGCGCGCAGAACCCCACTTCTTTAAATTTTGCTTCGTGGGCAAAAACCGAATGAACTTTGGTCCCTCCCCTTGGAAACAAAGACGAGGTACTTGTGACAATTAACATAAACCGGTTCAGTGACCTATTAATTAAGGCGAAGATGCGCTCTAGGGAAAGAAGGGCGATCAAGGCAGCTGAAAAAGGCACCCTGGAAGAGCCAGGCTCCATTAAGGCCTTGTCCCCGCTGAGTGTTCCCGCACGCTCCGGGTTCCGTGCAGCAGCTCGTGGGACTGTTGCCGGAATATCTGACAGTTGTTAGAGGCTTGCGCTGATAACCAGCAGATGTAAACGTAGCCTGGATTTAGAGAAGAGACTTTATCTCAGAGCTGGAGTGTTCTAGTAAGTTGTGTTCTCATGGAGACAAATAACCCTGGCGCTGGCTTCCTCCTCAGTCCCTCCTTTGCATTTATCTTTTAACTCTGCCGTACCCAGCCCGCTCGCCCGTCGTGCTCCGTGGCCCCAGAGGGATTCTGAAAGGCACCTCTCAGCTGCGAACGGGAGGTGGGTGCAGATGATTGTCCGTGGATGGAGGCGCAGTGCTCCTAATGAGAAGCCCAGCTGTCCCCCTCCTTCGTAATTCTCAGCTGCCACGGTGGAGAAGGGGGGACAGGATTTTTAGTGTCCTGGGAGTCTGGTTTGCAAATTAGAGAGCCTTCCTCTCCATGGCATTTGGCTAACTGGGAATGGAAAAGCATGAAACCCTCCACCCTCAGTCACAGGCAATAATGAGATGCTTGTTCCTTTTTCCAGACCCTTCTGAAACCTAGGAAAGCAAACCTTTACCCCCCACCTCTGTTGTTCCAAGTGATCCTTCCGGATGAAATATAGAAATGGAAACTGGAGTTAGTGCATGACAAAGCTGCCTCAGCTGTTGTTGGCAGAGTGCTGTAGATGGCACCTAATTTGCTCATCTGCAGTCtagaaatgtgcttttaaaacgaataaattgaaaatatgCCCACTAGGCCTCTAGGAGACCAGGGAAACTTTCTGTGTTGCTCACATGgagttttggtggttttttttggttgcttggCTTTTTTTAGGGATCCAGAAAGTTAGCATTGCCTTTTGTCAGACTTGAATTTTGGCTTGATAAGAGTTATTGCAAGACAGTGCATGGATATCTGCAGGTTTAATAATGGCAACTTGCATTTTGAGCTGCAACTCCCCCGTGTTTTCACGGTACTTGTAACACAGTCATCCATGGTACTTTTTCACCCCTTTGTCACTGCGCTGGTGTGGAGGTGCCAGCGGTGTTTGTCCGTGCTGCTCGCCCTGCCTCAGTGACGGTGCTGTCCTCCTGTGAGCTGAGTCACAGCTTGGGGCTCGCCGAGGACGATTGTCCTTGCGCACCGGGAAGGTTTCCTTCCTGCGTGGCAGCGAGCCTGTCGTGCAGGTTTATCGTCAGGGACTGGGCTGCAGCTTGTCAGTCTGACACCCAGCACGGTGCCAAAAGCAGTGCTCTCCTGCAGGCTTCCTTGTTGTCAAATAACAGGGGGACTGTGCTTGGATAACACAGGCTGTGTGGGGCCCCCCTTGCGCGGGCCTTGTCCGCTGACAAATCCGTGGCTATTCTTCCCTGTTGCTAGGGCCAGTGACATATAAAGCTACATGGGGGGGGGAAATAAAATCAAGGGGAACCATTGTCTTCTCTGCTTATGGGGAACACTATAAAAAGACTGTCTTGTGAGGCGAGTCACTGAATTAATACAACTCGGTTTTGACAGCAATTGTTATTTTCAGCGCCGcggttttctctttctgatctgtttcttcctttctgaaaagaCTTTATAAACCTCTCCAGTGGTTGAATAGGTTATGCCAAATCTTTAAAAACGATTTGAAAATGGTAATTGGACTAGAAGATATCTTCAGTTCCAAAAAAAACACTGCTTGGTAAGTTCTCTC is from Corvus moneduloides isolate bCorMon1 chromosome 5, bCorMon1.pri, whole genome shotgun sequence and encodes:
- the GRSF1 gene encoding G-rich sequence factor 1, producing MAVAAAARRALSALLLGRGPALPPALRLPRPAPAPVPVPAPAPLSAALRAYSQVTDAPSQEGRLSEREPASPNAESDNVYLVRAQGFPFSCTEEDVLTFFDSCRIRNGENGIHFLLNKDGRRRGDALIELESKADVQRALEKHLRYMGPRYVKVFEVHDSDVESLLRSLRDESQAMNDGVVLLRGLPFTSTEEDIADFFSGLKIADIAFIYRGDRRTGEAFVQFAAPEMAAKALLRHREYMGNRYIEVYVSRKHQMQRHVPYSKQVMAYSKARREYESISEERGWRDTGGSDAEGEIKLCREGTERNVLESENTPSPPQHFVHMRGFPSQASARDIINFFAPLRPTRILVEYNSHGDATGEADVHFKSHKDAVAAMAKEGSQMECCAIELFLNEHPQGKENC